The Humidesulfovibrio mexicanus DNA window GAGAAAAGAGCTTGAGCCGTCAGTGAGGCCAACAGGCGTACGACTCGGGCGCTCGGGGTCGTACGCCAGCCGCCACCAGCGCTCACCGTCGAAGAACTCCTCCACCCGCAGCGGGTCCCGCCACTGGTATGCCTCGACGAGTCGGCCGTTTGCACGCTTCTCGCGTCGCAATGAGAGAAATGAGGAGGGCCTGGGGGGCTGCATGGGGGCTCCTGGCGTTTGCGCGCCAGACGAAATGCCCGGCGCAAATGTCGCAAGGATACCACTGGGTTTTGGGGTCGGGCACAAACGGAATGCTCTTGGACGGGAAAGGGTCGAAAAGTGTGGATTGACAGAGCGTTGGATGGGGTCACGGGCTGTCGTCCCCCCGCCAACGGGCCGCGGCATTTGGCGGGAGAGGGTGAAGCTGGGGACGATGGTTGCACTCGGCAACCGTTGTCAATCGTAGTCCGCGGAGTCGAGCAGGATGGTCACCGGACCCCAGTTGACGAAGTCCAGGCGCATTTCGGCCCCGAAGACGCCGGTGGCGAAGGGGCCGGGACACCGGGCCGAAAGGTCGGCGGCCAGGCGGTCGTAGAGGCTGCGGGCCAGCTCCGGCGGCGCGGCGTTGCTGAAGGAGGGCCGCCTGCCCCGGCGCGCGTCCGCGTACAGGGTGAACTGGGACACCAGCAGCAGCCCCCCGCCCAGGCCCGTTGCCGCCGTGTCGCGCAGGCTCAGGTTCAGCTTGCCCTCCGCATCCGGGAAGATGCGCAGGTCCAGCACCTTGTCGCACAGCGTGCGCCAGATTTTGCCACCGGGCAGATCCGGGCCGTCGCTTTGGCCGAACCCCGCCAGGACCAGCAGGCCCTGGCCGATCTCTCCCACCGTGCGGGCGTCCACCTCCACGTGGGCGCGCTCCACGCGTTGCAGCAGCAGGCGCA harbors:
- a CDS encoding RHS repeat domain-containing protein, encoding MPRPVGGGTTARDPIQRSVNPHFSTLSRPRAFRLCPTPKPSGILATFAPGISSGAQTPGAPMQPPRPSSFLSLRREKRANGRLVEAYQWRDPLRVEEFFDGERWWRLAYDPERPSRTPVGLTDGSSSFLIVADQLGTPIALVDLDGNIVQAMRYDAFGNLLETHGRAVRLPIGFAGGLFDADTGLTRFVWRDYDADTGRFTALDPLGDKGGDSDWYGYCVDDPVNRVDVWGLEGKKTGRGATLSSPRRHS
- the dtd gene encoding D-aminoacyl-tRNA deacylase; this encodes MRLLLQRVERAHVEVDARTVGEIGQGLLVLAGFGQSDGPDLPGGKIWRTLCDKVLDLRIFPDAEGKLNLSLRDTAATGLGGGLLLVSQFTLYADARRGRRPSFSNAAPPELARSLYDRLAADLSARCPGPFATGVFGAEMRLDFVNWGPVTILLDSADYD